GAAGAAATTAATATCTTCGCCTGATAATGCAGAGATTGTAAGACTTTTGAATATTATCAAGTATAATATAGGGCGGGATATTGATGCAGAGAGTTTAGAAGAAACAGCATTAAATGTATTTGACGAACAGGTTGAGAACTATCATTATAGGATGGAACAGAGACCTGTTACGACTATGGATGCTGCTTTGTCTTTGGAATTTGATGAAAAAAGTTTATTGGATAAAGTTTATATATCAGAATATGGTGTACCGTTTTTTGGAAAGGATATATCAAAGATTCCAATTCTTCATTATATAAAAAATACTACATATATAGAGTCTCCGTTATCTGTTAAGTTTGATGAGATGTGGGGTGTAGAAGCCGACAATGCTGTTTCTAAATTGTATTTCAAATTATTCAATTCTGACGTTAAGGAAGAAAATATAGAAATTGCGAAATACATTGAAGAGCACATAATAGATGGCAATGTAGCTTTGAACAATGAATCTGAGGAAATTGTTTACCAACGAAATGATGGAGAAAATTTCTCCCTGCAGGATTGTGCAACAGGCATAAAAGCTTTTGCCATTTTACAGCTTTTATTGCGAAATGGATACATCAATGACCGTTCATTGATTATCATTGACGAGCCGGAGGCGCATCTGCATCCACAGTGGATAGTGGAATATGCCAAAGTGATAGTTGAATTGAATAAGCAAGTAGGTGCAAAGTTCTTTATTGCTACTCATAGTACCGATATGGTCAGTGCATTGAGATATATTTCCGAAAAGGAGGAAACGCTTGAAAGACTGGCTTTCTACAATGCTGTTCCTGCAAAAGAAAATCCTTATAAATTCAACTATGAAGTATTAGGTGCAGATATAGAACCTATTTTTGCCTCCTTCAATAAATCATTTGACCTAATAGAACGATATGGAGCAGACAATGGTGTATGAGTTGAGATCTCCCAAAGGCATTCGAATTAAGCATATACAAGAAACAGATATCATACCTGTAAGTGATGGTTTCAGAAAGGAAGGCTGTCCGATATTTGAAAATCGTTTTTTGCCGGAAGACTTGTGTATAGATTTAGATGCAATACAAAAACGTGCTGCTCAAAGAAACCATACTGCTCCCAGGGCTTCGGCAGACTTTTTATTTTGTGTGGACAAGTGCAGAGTTCTGTTTGCAGATGCCAAATTTAAATGCGAAAAAGTAAAAAATATAGATAAGAAAGAAATCGCAGATAAGAAAAATGAATCAAGGTCTTTGATAAATGATGATGAATATTATGTGTTAAATGACTTTTATTTGCTGTTTAAAAAATCTGTTTTAAATAATCAGGCAAAGGGCTATCTTAAGCGAATGTTCAAGGGATCTCCTAAATTCCACTTTCTGAATGGTATGGAATTTTCTGAATTGTTTGGAAGATAGGTATAATATCTTAGTTCGGGTCAATACTTGAAAAAACGGATTTCTCATTGGCTGAATTGATTTTTGCCTGAGAATACTCCCTCGTATAGGAAGCGATTGCAAAATATGTTTAATAAGATTTGCAATCGCTTTTTTATTTTTGTAAATTTGCAAGTTGGATAGTAGTATATAATGATGTGGTATTTTTATCGGTCTTTAACGTTATCCACCTTTTTAATATATTAAAAGAGATTTGCTTTAGTTTTGTTGAAATAAAGAATAAACAATATAAGAATGGAATACAACTTCACTGACATTGAGAAGAAATGGCAACAGAGATGGGTTGAGCAGAAGACCTACAAGGTTGTTGAGGACGGGAACAGAAAGAAGTTCTATGTGCTCAATATGTTTCCTTACCCGTCGGGTGCAGGCTTGCACGTCGGTCATCCACTCGGCTATATTGCCAGCGACATCTATGCACGTTACAAGCGTCTGCAAGGCTTCAACGTACTGAATCCTATGGGTTATGATGCCTATGGACTGCCTGCCGAGCAATATGCCATACAGACCGGTCAGCATCCGGCGATTACAACGGAGCAGAACATTGCCCGTTATCGCGAGCAGCTGGATAAGATTGGTTTTTGCTTTGATTGGGACCGTGAAGTGCGCACTTGCGATCCGAAATATTATCACTGGACGCAATGGGCATTCCAGAAGATGTTCAACTCATACTATGACTTCAATCTCCAGAAAACGCAGCCGATAGAAAACCTTGTGCGCCACTTTGAGGAACAGGGCACGTTGGAGCTGAACGTGGCACAGGGCGAAGAGAAGATGTTCTCTGCACGCGACTGGATGAGTATGAACGAGAAAGAGCAACAGCAGGTGCTGATGAACTACCGTATTGCCTATCTCGGCGAAACGATGGTAAACTGGTGTCCGGGCTTGGGAACGGTATTGGCAAACGATGAAGTGGTCGATGGTGTGAGCGAGCGAGGCGGCTATCCTGTTATTCAGCAGAAGATGAAGCAGTGGTGTCTGCGCGTATCTGCCTATGCACAGCGTATGCTCGACGGCTTGGAAACGGTGGACTGGTCCGACTCTATCAAGGAAACACAGCGCAATTGGATTGGCCGTTCAGAGGGTACTGAAGTCGAGTTTAAAAGTCTTACCCCGAATCCGTCATCGGAAGGGAAAGGCGACGCAGAATATACCGAAGGACATTTCACTATCTTCACAACGAGAGCAGACACGATGTTCGGCGTAACGTTTATGGTGCTGGCTCCTGAAAGCGAGTTGGTGGAAACGCTTACGAGTGCCGCACAGAAAGCTGAAGTGGAAGAATACTTGGCTTACGTGAAGAAACGCACCGAACTGGACCGTATGAGCGACCGAAAGGTAACGGGCGTGTTCTCGGGTTCTTATGCCGTGAATCCGTTCACGGGCGCACAAATACCGGTTTGGATTTCAGAGTATGTGCTTTCAGGTTATGGTACCGGCGCTATTATGGCAGTTCCCGCACACGACAGCCGCGACTATGCTTTCGCAAAACACTTCAATCTCCCTATCATTCCGTTGATAGAGGGTGCCGATGTGTCGGAAGAGAGCTTCGATGCTAAGGAGGGAATCGTAATCAACAGTCCGGTAAATCCGGTTGAAGGTGGTTTCTCTCTGAACGGACTGACCGTGAAGGAAGCCATCGCTGCTACGAAGAAATATGTTACGGAGCAGGGGCTCGGCCGTGTGAAAGTAAACTATCGTTTGCGTGATGCCATCTTCTCCCGTCAGCGTTATTGGGGCGAACCGTTCCCTGTTTACTACAAGGATGGTATGCCTTATATGGTGCCTGAAGAGTGCTTGCCGCTGGAATTGCCAGAGATAGACAAGTATGAACCTACCGAAACAGGCGAGCCTCCATTGGGGCGTGCTAAGGTTTGGGCTTGGGATGAGGCAAACAGGAAGCTCGTAGACAAGAGTCTTGTAGACAATGAGACGATTTTCCCCGTCGAACTCAACACGATGCCGGGCTTTGCCGGCAGTTCGGCTTACTATCTCCGCTATATGGATCCGCGGAATGAGGAAACGTTGGTGGGTAAGGAAGCAAACGAATACTGGCAGAACGTGGACCTTTATGTGGGAGGAACGGAGCACGCAACGGGTCATTTGATTTACAGCCGCTTCTGGAACAAGTTCCTGCACGACTATAATGTCTCCTGCAAGGAAGAACCATACGGGAAGTTGGTAAATCAGGGAATGATTCAGGGTCGTTCAAACTTCGTGTATCGTGTGAACAGCGACGACCATTCCGAGGCTCCGGTGTTCGTAAGTCTCGGGCAGAAGGACAAGTATGCAACAACTCCGATACACGTGGATGTGAACATAGTGCACGCCGACGTGCTGGATATAGACGCTTTCAAGGCGTGGCGTCCTGAATACAACAACGCTGAATTTATCTTTGAAGACGGAACGAAATCAACGGATTCAGCCAATGCCAGTCAGCCGGCAGCTAATATTTATAAGTGTGGTTGGGCTGTGGAGAAGATGTCGAAGTCAATGTTCAACGTCGTTAATCCAGATGTTATCGTAGAGCAGTATGGTGCTGACACCCTTCGCTTGTACGAAATGTTCCTCGGTCCTGTCGAGGCAAGCAAGCCTTGGGACACGAACGGCATTGACGGCTGTTTCCGTTTCCTGAAGAAGTTCTGGAAACTTTATCAGCAGGAACTGAACGATGATGAGCCGTCGAAGGAATCTCTGAAGAGCGTTCACAAGCTCATCAAGAAGGTTTCGGGCGACATTGAGCAATTCTCATACAATACTTCCATATCGGCGTTTATGATCTGTGTGAACGAACTCGGTCAGCAGAAATGCAGCAACCGTGCTCTCCTGAAGGATATGCTCGTTCTCATTGCGCCATTTGCGCCCCATATTGCCGAAGAGCTATGGGAGGCTATGGGCGAGACAACTTCTGTTTGCGATGCGCAGTGGCCTTCGTGGAACGAGGCTTACCTGACGGAAAGCGAGGTTCAGCTCACGGTTTCGTTCAACGGCAAGGCGCGTTTCCAGATGACTTTCCCGGCAGATGCCACAAGCGAGGAGATAGAAAAGGCAGCTTTGGCAGACGAACGGAGTGTGAAGTATGTTGAGGGAAAGACCATCGTGAAGGTGATTGTCGTTCCGAAGAAAATCATCAACATCGTTTGCAAGTAAAAATACAATTACACCATAGGGTTTCCGAGGCTTTACAAGAAGCCCGGAAACCCATAACAATTCTTTAAACCTATGACTTTCAACAAACAGTTAATCCGTTCTGAGGCCAGCGACTACATTTTCCTGACGCTCGGTCTCCTGTTGTATGCGTCGGCATTCACGGTGTTTCTGCTCCCTTACGAGATTGTAACGGGCGGCGTAACGGGTATGTCGGCAATCGTTTATTATGCTACCGGCTTCAAAATCGAGAACACGTATATGATCATCAACATATCGTTGCTGGTCGTTGCCTTGAAGATACTCGGTTTCAAGTTTATGATGAAGACCATCTATGCCATCTTCGCACTGTATTTCCTGCTGAAATACGCTCAGGAGCTGATGCCGGTGGACGAGAACGGCGAGTTCGTGAAGATACTTGGCGACGGACAGGAATTTATGTCGCTTGTAGTGGGATGCTGTCTTACGGGTACGGCTCTGGCAATCGTCTTTCTCAACAACAGCAGTACCGGTGGAACGGACATCATTGCAGCCTGTGTGAACAAGTACAAGGACGTTTCGCTCGGTCAGGTGCTGATGATGGTCGATGTCTGTATCATCGGCAGTTGTATGCTTTTCCCTCAGTTCGGCGACTATGTGGAGCGTTTCCATAAGGTGGTGTTCGGTCTCTGTACGATGTTTATCGAGTGCTTTATGCTCGACCACGTGATGAACCTCCGCCGCCAGTCGGTTCAGTTCTTCATATTCTCGCGAAAGCACGAGGAGATTGCCGATGCCATTATGGAGGAATGCGACCACGGAATCACGCTCCTTGACGGACACGGATGGTACACCGGCAAGGAAATGAAGGTAATCTGCCTGTTGGCTAAGCGCAATGAAAGTCAGGTAATCTTCCGTCTCATCAAGACCATCGACCCTAATGCCTTCGTAAGCCAGAGTTCGGTAATAGGTGTTTATGGCGAGGGTTTCGATCAGATCAAGGTGAATGCCAAGAAGAAAGCCGCTGCCGTGTTGCAGAAGAGCGGCGAGACGGAAGTGTATATGGGCGAGGATTAGTTTGTTGAGGCAGTTCGATGAAAATAGTTTTTGCAACAAACAACGGCCATAAGCTGACCGAGATAAAGGAAATACTGGGCGGCGATTTCGAGATTGTATCGCTGAAGGATATCGGCTGTGATGTGGATATTCCCGAAACGGCTGATACGCTGGAAGGAAATGCACGTATCAAGTCGAGATATATCTATGATAACTACGGACTTAATTGCTTTGCCGACGATACTGGGCTTGAGGTTGAGGCTCTGAATGGCGAGCCGGGCGTGCATTCGGCACGCTACGACGAGACCACCGATCACGACAGCGAGGCGAATATGGCGAAACTGCTGCGCAAGTTAGCCGGCAATCCGAACCGGAAAGCGTGTTTCCGCACCGTTGTTTCCCTGATAATTGACGGCACGGAGCATCAGTTTGAGGGTAGGGTAGACGGCAGTATCGCGATGGAGAAGTCGGGTTCTGAAGGTTTCGGCTATGATCCTGTCTTTGTTCCGGAGGGCTATGATAAAAGTTTTGCCGAGCTTGGAGAGGAAATCAAGAACCGGATTTCGCACAGGGCAAGGGCCGTGAAGCAGCTTGCAGCCTTTTTGAATCAGTAGCCGGCGAGTGAATGAGGGGATAAGTTCAGGCGTAAATTCGATATTTCGTGATTCGCTTGTTCTCTCATTCACTCGTTTTTCTTTTCCATTTTCAGAGCGACGGCTTGCCTGTTGGAATGATGCCTTGCAGAAAGTGGAAATCAAATATCACGTAATATCTCGGCAAATATCACGTAATATCTCGGCAAATATCACGTAATATTTCAGCAAATATCACGTAATATCTCGGCAAATATCACGTAATATTTCAGCAAATATCACGTAATATTTCAGCAAATATCACGTAATATTTCAGCAAATATCACGTAATATTTCAGCAAATATCACGTAATATTTCAGCAAATATCACGTAATATTTCAGCAAATATCACGTAATATTTCAGCAAATATCACGTAATATTTCAGCAAATATCACGTAATATTTCAGCAAATATCACGTAATATTTCAGCAAATATCACGTAATATCTCGGCAAATATCACGTAATATCTCGGCAAATATCACGTAATATCTCAGCAAATATCACGTAATATTTCGTCAAATATCACGTAATATTTCGTCAAATATCACGTAATATTTCGTCAAATATCACGTAATAGAGATATAATTTGCAGAAATGCAAGGATTTTAAAGCCCTTTCACTCGTGTGTGGCAGCCTCATCGAGAGGCTTAAATAAATTATTCGAATCCACTTTGAAAAAATATGAAGTCAATATCTGTTCTTTTACCCACCTATAATTGTGATTGCGTTGCCTTGGTTACGGAATTGCAGCGTCAATGTGTGGCAGAAGGGATAGATTTTGAGATAATAGTGGCTGACGACGCTTCGCCAGTCAAAGCGTATATCAAGCAGAATGAATGTATTGAAAGGCTTGAAGGAGTGCGATACATACGGCGAACGAAGAATGTAGGGCGTTCGGCCATCCGTAATTTCCTGATTTCCCAAGGCTCAAAGGAATGGCTGCTCTTTATCGACGGCGATCTTGCGCTGGATAAACGGGACTTTATCAAGTCTTATCTGGAGGCGGAAGGAGAAGTGATTGTGGGGGGAATTACCATCACGGACGATGATGAGGAGTGGGGAAGAAACCTCCGTTATCGCTATGAAAAGCGTTACGAGCAAAGCCATAATGCAGCGTTGAGGCAGCGGAAAGCCACGCAAAACTTCCGAACCACCAATTTTTTGGCGCATAGGGACGTGATGGCGAAATGCCCCTTCGACGAATCTTTCACAGAATATGGCTACGAGGATGTGCTGCTTGGCAAGTCTTTCGCCCGGCAGAGAGTTCGTCTTAGCCATACGGACAACCCCATCTTGCTGGCCAGTTTTGAGCCGAACGATGAGTTTCTGGACAAGACGGAGGAGAGTCTGCGCACATTGAGCAAGTTCAAAAGAGAATTGGAAGGCTATTCAAACCTGCTTAATGTGGTTCAGAAAATCCGGAGATACCATTGTATCAGACTGCTGAACCTGTTCTATTCTTTATTTAATAAATCTATAAAGCAACGGTTGAAAAGCAATAAACCGAGCGTTTTCCTGTTTAATACGTATAAACTTATGTACTTTGTGCATTACGATTCACAGAAATTATGACCAAAAGAATATTCCTTTTCGTACTGGCTTGTCTGCTGAACGTGGCAGCTTCGCAGACATTTGCTGCAGGCGTGGGCACGTGGAAAGTCTATATGGCTTACAGCGACATCACTTGGGTGGAGAAAGGAGGCGACAGGATTTATGTGCTTGCATCCGATAATCTCTATGCCTATAACGAGAATGACAACAGTATTCAGACTTTCGACAAGCTGACGGGACTCAACGGCAGCGATATCGACTTCATAGCTTGGAACAACACAGCGAAGAAGCTCGTGATAGTTTATGCCGACTACAATATCGACTTGCTTGACGAGAAGGGCAATGTAACGAATATCTCGGACTATTACAGCAAGTCTATGACCGGCAGTAAGACGGTAAACGACTTGTATATGCACGGCAATTTCTGCTATATATCTACTGGTTTCGGCATAATGAAACTGAATGTATCGAGGGCTGAAATAAGCGATACCTATAATCTTGGATTCAACGTGAACTATGCGTATGTCGAGGGAAACAGCATCTTTGCATCGAGCAGCACGAACGGACTTTACAAAGGTGTTCAGACCGACAATCTTTTGGACAGGAATAACTGGACGAGGGTAGGAGAATATACGGCGAGGAACAAGACGATGGACGCTGAATTGCTCGCCAAGGCAAAGGCACTGAATCCCGGCGGGCCGAAATACAATCGCTTCTTCAATATGACTTTCAGGAACGAACGGCTTTATTCTGTCGGTGGATTGTTCGAATCGGGCAGTATGGCTTTGAATCATCCGGGAACCGTTCAGGTGTTGAAAGATAATGAATGGACTGTCTATGAGGACAATCTCGCGCCTAAGACGGGAGTACAGTACGTCGATGTGAACTGCGTTGCCGTGGATCCGAAGAATCCGAACCACGTATTCGTGGGTGGAAGATCGGGGCTTTACGAATTTCTTGACGGCAATTTCCAAAAACTGTATAACAGCAGCAACAGCCTGCTTCGCCCGGCAATGGACAAGGGGAAAGAACTGGACGACAACTATGTTCTGATAAACAGTATGGTTTTCGACGACAGTGGTAATCTCTGGATACTCAACAGTCAGAGTAAATCGCAGACAATATTGGAATTGTCTCGCGACGGTAAGATGACTTCGCACCACCAGTCTGCTCTGATGAAGAGCGGCGTAGGTCCCGACCTTATGAAGGGTGCAATGTTCGACAGCCGCAAACTCCTTTGGTTTGTCAATGGCGATTCAAAGTTTCCGGGTCTGTTCTGCTTCCAACCGTCCACCGGCGGCTTCAATTCCTTCTCACGCCTTGTGAATCAGGATGGCAGCACCGTAGCCGCAACATCGGTAAAATGTGTTGCAGAAGATTTGGAAAACAATATCTGGATAGGCACGAACGTAGGTCCTCTGGTATTGGAAACCTCTCAGATGAACAATCCTTCTGAAGCCGTCTATACGCAGGTTAAAGTGCCGAGAAACGACGGAACTAATCTTGCCGACTATCTGCTGGCAGGCGTTGATATCTCCTGTATGGCGATAGATGGCGGCGGTCGCAAGTGGTTCGGCACGGGCAGCAACGGCGTTTATCTGATCAGCGAGGACAATATGACGCAGATTCATCATTTCCTCACATCGAACAGTAAGCTGCTTTCCAACAATATTGAGAGCATTGCTATCAACGACAAGACGGGCGAAGTGTTCTTCGGTACCGACAAAGGACTGTGCTCTTATATGAGCGATGCCACAAAAGGGGTGGACAAGATGGATACAGACGTAACCTATGCTTATCCGAATCCTGTGCGTCCGGGCTATACCGGCCCGATTACCATCGTAGGATTGACCTACAATGCAGACGTGAAAATCGTAACTACGAACGGCATTCTCGTGAATCAAGGCACAAGCAACGGAGGAAGTTATGTGTGGGATGGAACCGATATGGACGGCAAACGGGTTGCATCCGGGGTTTATATGGTAGAAACTGCCGACCAATACGGCAAAAACGGAACGGTATGCAAGGTAGCTATTGTAAGATAAGTATTGCCTATCTGCTTTTTCTCATAGGCGTGTTGTGCATCTTCGGTTATACGCCTACGAATGATGGCGAGGGATATATCGAATATGCGCAGACTTGCATTGCCTATGGCGAACCCTATCCCTGCTATCCCACCATTATGGGGAAGCCGTTTATATGGAACATCGGACAGATAAATCTCGTGGCACTTTCGCTTTGGGCTTTCAAATCGCTCGTGCCGTTGCTGATGCTGATGTGTGTGTTGAAAGCACTTTCGGCTTATCTCATTGCACGAATAGCCGAAACGCTTTTCACTCATAAGGTAGGACTGACAGCCCTTCTGCTTTATGTTTTCTATCCGAACAACTGGGGACAGAGCACGACAATTCTTTCAGAGATACCCGCAATAACGATGTTGCTGGGTTCTGTTCTGCTCGTGCTCCGTCAGCATAAGGTTTCGTTGCTCATCGTTGCAGGGCTGTTGATGGGACTTGCGAATTGGTTCCGACCGGTGGGATTGGCTTTCCTCGGTTCCGTTTTCCTCTATTATCTCTTCTTCGATCGCAGCGTTCTCGCAAAGAAGTTCGGTTCTTTGCTCGGAGGATACGTTGCCTTTATCCTGATAGTGGGCACAAGCTGCTACCTGCGCACGGGCTATTTCATCTATCAGAGCGACACGCTATGGTTCAATATGGCAGAAGCAACCTACGAAACGAGCGTGGAACCGCATTACAATTCAGAGATGTATCCCAAGGGAACCATCCGATATATCGAGAACAGAGAGCAGAAAACGGCTCTTGAATGTTCCGACATTTGGAAGGAGCGAAGCATTGAGTGGCTGAAGGAGAACAAGATGAACTATCTGAAGAAAGTTCCCGGCCGTCTCGTTTATATGTATATGAACGATATGGACAACATACC
The Prevotella sp. HUN102 genome window above contains:
- a CDS encoding AAA family ATPase encodes the protein MNNNTEIKIKDFRAVHKADIVLNGITVIAGVNGSGKSSLSKMLYYAFDKANSMDSIYLSKLVGGLRPITEIYQQLTSIYSDLGNIHSFLITLYKDIEKARNILEKALIGFKKKLISSPDNAEIVRLLNIIKYNIGRDIDAESLEETALNVFDEQVENYHYRMEQRPVTTMDAALSLEFDEKSLLDKVYISEYGVPFFGKDISKIPILHYIKNTTYIESPLSVKFDEMWGVEADNAVSKLYFKLFNSDVKEENIEIAKYIEEHIIDGNVALNNESEEIVYQRNDGENFSLQDCATGIKAFAILQLLLRNGYINDRSLIIIDEPEAHLHPQWIVEYAKVIVELNKQVGAKFFIATHSTDMVSALRYISEKEETLERLAFYNAVPAKENPYKFNYEVLGADIEPIFASFNKSFDLIERYGADNGV
- a CDS encoding leucine--tRNA ligase, whose translation is MEYNFTDIEKKWQQRWVEQKTYKVVEDGNRKKFYVLNMFPYPSGAGLHVGHPLGYIASDIYARYKRLQGFNVLNPMGYDAYGLPAEQYAIQTGQHPAITTEQNIARYREQLDKIGFCFDWDREVRTCDPKYYHWTQWAFQKMFNSYYDFNLQKTQPIENLVRHFEEQGTLELNVAQGEEKMFSARDWMSMNEKEQQQVLMNYRIAYLGETMVNWCPGLGTVLANDEVVDGVSERGGYPVIQQKMKQWCLRVSAYAQRMLDGLETVDWSDSIKETQRNWIGRSEGTEVEFKSLTPNPSSEGKGDAEYTEGHFTIFTTRADTMFGVTFMVLAPESELVETLTSAAQKAEVEEYLAYVKKRTELDRMSDRKVTGVFSGSYAVNPFTGAQIPVWISEYVLSGYGTGAIMAVPAHDSRDYAFAKHFNLPIIPLIEGADVSEESFDAKEGIVINSPVNPVEGGFSLNGLTVKEAIAATKKYVTEQGLGRVKVNYRLRDAIFSRQRYWGEPFPVYYKDGMPYMVPEECLPLELPEIDKYEPTETGEPPLGRAKVWAWDEANRKLVDKSLVDNETIFPVELNTMPGFAGSSAYYLRYMDPRNEETLVGKEANEYWQNVDLYVGGTEHATGHLIYSRFWNKFLHDYNVSCKEEPYGKLVNQGMIQGRSNFVYRVNSDDHSEAPVFVSLGQKDKYATTPIHVDVNIVHADVLDIDAFKAWRPEYNNAEFIFEDGTKSTDSANASQPAANIYKCGWAVEKMSKSMFNVVNPDVIVEQYGADTLRLYEMFLGPVEASKPWDTNGIDGCFRFLKKFWKLYQQELNDDEPSKESLKSVHKLIKKVSGDIEQFSYNTSISAFMICVNELGQQKCSNRALLKDMLVLIAPFAPHIAEELWEAMGETTSVCDAQWPSWNEAYLTESEVQLTVSFNGKARFQMTFPADATSEEIEKAALADERSVKYVEGKTIVKVIVVPKKIINIVCK
- a CDS encoding YitT family protein, translating into MTFNKQLIRSEASDYIFLTLGLLLYASAFTVFLLPYEIVTGGVTGMSAIVYYATGFKIENTYMIINISLLVVALKILGFKFMMKTIYAIFALYFLLKYAQELMPVDENGEFVKILGDGQEFMSLVVGCCLTGTALAIVFLNNSSTGGTDIIAACVNKYKDVSLGQVLMMVDVCIIGSCMLFPQFGDYVERFHKVVFGLCTMFIECFMLDHVMNLRRQSVQFFIFSRKHEEIADAIMEECDHGITLLDGHGWYTGKEMKVICLLAKRNESQVIFRLIKTIDPNAFVSQSSVIGVYGEGFDQIKVNAKKKAAAVLQKSGETEVYMGED
- a CDS encoding non-canonical purine NTP diphosphatase, with protein sequence MKIVFATNNGHKLTEIKEILGGDFEIVSLKDIGCDVDIPETADTLEGNARIKSRYIYDNYGLNCFADDTGLEVEALNGEPGVHSARYDETTDHDSEANMAKLLRKLAGNPNRKACFRTVVSLIIDGTEHQFEGRVDGSIAMEKSGSEGFGYDPVFVPEGYDKSFAELGEEIKNRISHRARAVKQLAAFLNQ
- a CDS encoding glycosyltransferase family 2 protein, with product MKSISVLLPTYNCDCVALVTELQRQCVAEGIDFEIIVADDASPVKAYIKQNECIERLEGVRYIRRTKNVGRSAIRNFLISQGSKEWLLFIDGDLALDKRDFIKSYLEAEGEVIVGGITITDDDEEWGRNLRYRYEKRYEQSHNAALRQRKATQNFRTTNFLAHRDVMAKCPFDESFTEYGYEDVLLGKSFARQRVRLSHTDNPILLASFEPNDEFLDKTEESLRTLSKFKRELEGYSNLLNVVQKIRRYHCIRLLNLFYSLFNKSIKQRLKSNKPSVFLFNTYKLMYFVHYDSQKL
- a CDS encoding glycosyltransferase family 39 protein, producing MQGSYCKISIAYLLFLIGVLCIFGYTPTNDGEGYIEYAQTCIAYGEPYPCYPTIMGKPFIWNIGQINLVALSLWAFKSLVPLLMLMCVLKALSAYLIARIAETLFTHKVGLTALLLYVFYPNNWGQSTTILSEIPAITMLLGSVLLVLRQHKVSLLIVAGLLMGLANWFRPVGLAFLGSVFLYYLFFDRSVLAKKFGSLLGGYVAFILIVGTSCYLRTGYFIYQSDTLWFNMAEATYETSVEPHYNSEMYPKGTIRYIENREQKTALECSDIWKERSIEWLKENKMNYLKKVPGRLVYMYMNDMDNIPAFLSDKSKSENNYITLPYRSLLSNIGTLTGMQWFGLLNMIYYVLLLTGFAVATVRLLLKREIRGMFLPVFITVGGSLALVLAVHGETRFKSPFMPFIFMMAAVCISQFLADRRKRKLTER